In Erigeron canadensis isolate Cc75 chromosome 7, C_canadensis_v1, whole genome shotgun sequence, one DNA window encodes the following:
- the LOC122606688 gene encoding serine/threonine-protein kinase RIPK-like: MFPDSGNGNGSEASTSTAGLSQSCCKFEFDAILLAIDNFNESLVVGKGGFGKVYKGNISIGATHVDVAIKRLDLMSNQGEVEFWAEVEMLSKLRHAHLVSLIGYCNYEKEMILVYEYMPHGTLEDHLHKLNTPLSWLERLRICLGAARGLDYLHTGTGIEVGVIHRDVKSSNILLHRNWAAKVSDFGLARIGPTNQPSTYVNTLVKGTFGYIDPNYFATGKLTRKSDVYAFGVVLFEVLCQKRPSDEFFECGLVTWIQESIKEGNLKQMVYSGIRSEISPKCLKGFARIAQRCLDYNPNHRPTMTEVVSTLESLLAQSVLFLQQKTNGKKLFGRVFNVFPFSSPGGNLGISVSGDENSGTPNSPAENSGAPSSSAENSGKPNAAAVKSGTNSPAENSRTPISRGENSEEGQGIEGAILDDIISRLLELRQGRPGRQVQLLENEIKQLCAASRDIFLEQPNLLELEAPFKICGDIHGQYPDLLRLFEYGGFPPDADYLFLGNYVDYGKQSLETICLLLAYKIKYPNNFFLLRGNHETASMNRIYGFYDECKRRFNVRLWKQFTDCFNCLPVAAIIDGKLLCMHGGLSPDLANLDQIRNLPRPTDVPDSGLLCDLLWSDPDRDVNGWGMNDRGVSYTFGADKVTEFLTQHDMDLICRSHQVVEDGYEFFADRQLVTIFSAPNYRGEYDNAGTMMSVDENLMCSFQILKPTERKRRFS; encoded by the exons ATGTTTCCAGACAGTGGCAATGGAAATGGGTCTGAAGCATCCACCTCCACTGCTGGATTATCACAAAGTTGTTGTAAATTCGAGTTTGATGCTATTCTGTTAGCTATAGATAATTTTAATGAGTCATTAGTAGTTGGGAAAGGGGGTTTCGGGAAAGTATACAAAGGCAATATTAGCATAGGAGCAACCCATGTTGATGTTGCGATCAAAAGGTTGGATTTGATGTCAAATCAAGGGGAGGTGGAGTTTTGGGCGGAAGTTGAAATGCTTTCCAAGTTGCGCCATGCACATTTGGTGTCTTTAATTGGTTACTGTAATTACGAAAAAGAAATGATCCTCGTTTATGAATACATGCCCCACGGAACACTTGAAGATCATCTACATAAACTCAATACCCCTCTTTCTTGGCTTGAGCGACTCAGGATTTGCTTAGGTGCGGCGCGTGGCTTAGACTACCTTCACACTGGCACAGGTATTGAGGTTGGTGTTATACATAGAGATGTCAAGAGCTCAAATATTTTGTTACATCGAAATTGGGCAGCAAAAGTTTCGGATTTTGGTTTGGCTAGAATAGGTCCAACAAACCAACCATCAACTTATGTGAACACACTGGTTAAAGGCACTTTTGGGTATATTGATCCAAACTATTTTGCGACTGGAAAGTTGACAAGGAAGTCTGATGTGTATGCCTTTGGGGTGGTATTGTTTGAAGTGTTGTGTCAAAAGCGACCATCGGATGAGTTTTTTGAATGTGGCCTAGTAACATGGATACAAGAATCAATTAAAGAAGGGAACTTAAAGCAAATGGTTTATTCGGGTATACGAAGTGAGATATCTCCAAAATGTTTAAAAGGGTTTGCTCGGATAGCTCAAAGATGCTTGGATTATAATCCAAATCACCGTCCTACCATGACTGAGGTGGTTTCTACTCTTGAATCTCTACTGGCTCAATCTGTATTGTTCTTGCAACAGAAAACCAATGGCAAGAAGCTATTTGGAAGAGTATTTAATGTGTTTCCCTTTAGCTCCCCTGGTGGAAACTTGGGTATTTCAGTCTCCGGTGATGAAAATTCAGGTACACCAAATTCCCCTGCTGAGAACTCAGGTGCACCAAGTTCCTCTGCTGAGAACTCAGGTAAACCAAATGCTGCTGCTGTGAAGTCAGGTACAAATTCCCCTGCTGAGAACTCACGTACTCCAATCTCTCGTGGTGAAAACTCag AAGAAGGGCAAGGAATAGAGGGTGCAATATTAGATGATATAATTAGCCGGTTGTTAGAATTGCGGCAAGGAAGGCCGGGCCGTCAGGTTCAGTTATTGGAGAACGAAATCAAGCAGCTTTGTGCTGCTTCCAGAGATATTTTTCTTGAACAGCCAAATCTTTTAGAACTTGAAGCTCCTTTTAAAATATGTg GTGACATTCATGGACAATATCCTGATCTATTGAGGTTGTTTGAATACGGGGGGTTTCCGCCTGACGCAGATTATTTGTTCCTAGGAAACTATGTGGATTATGGCAAGCAATCTTTGGAAACTATATGTCTTTTGCTTgcttacaaaatcaaatatcccaacaacttcTTCCTTTTAAGAGGAAACCATGAAACTGCCTCCATGAACAGAATCTACGGATTCTATGATGAATGTAAACGACGATTCAATGTTAGACTATGGAAACAGTTTACGGATTGTTTCAATTGTCTTCCTGTAGCTGCTATTATTGACGGGAAATTGCTATGCATGCATGGGGGTCTATCTCCTGATTTAGCTAACCTAGATCAAATAAGGAATCTGCCTCGTCCAACTGATGTTCCGGACAGCGGTTTGCTTTGTGATTTACTTTGGTCAGATCCTGATAGAGACGTTAATGGATGGGGAATGAACGATAGGGGAGTCTCATACACTTTTGGTGCCGATAAAGTTACAGAGTTTCTAACGCAGCATGATATGGACCTTATTTGTCGGTCCCATCAG GTGGTAGAAGATGGTTATGAATTCTTTGCTGATAGACAGCTTGTTACTATATTCTCCGCTCCAAATTATCGTGGTGAATACGATAATGCTGGTACAATGATGAGTGTTGACGAGAACTTGATGTGTAGTTTTCAAATCTTGAAGCCAACTGAAAGAAAACGTAGATTTTCATGA